Proteins from a genomic interval of Rosa chinensis cultivar Old Blush chromosome 2, RchiOBHm-V2, whole genome shotgun sequence:
- the LOC121048959 gene encoding DNA topoisomerase 6 subunit A-like yields MASSFDPRSKPSWKVPDRENVLELIIVHSAIYTMLMDQTAPTSSIRLEDADYHEVKNLSVKEVEEKLEALKKKLDDAEFSLISRGKSNQTYRACSDGVKRYALKDINKCFKPRAEKREAIRYMIDLIIQSFKEEKRPTLAKLNTSSSALDDICCAIGCTRSSLNVDPSVRGVVGGLLSIKIGKYKTLCTRRDDGEPIPPFMHSDIILKNRGAKFVLVVEKKSAFNTLMQDKFYVDYPCIIITGIGMPEVGSRSFLNVLSEKFKIPVYGLFDCDPAGIEILSVYAAGSYNQSYDSVNLSCPFMMWLGVWPSDLHALKIPCKDLTSEEIRKVNTLLEKDFVKEYPTLLEELQLMKKKKRKANLEALEEFGRTCLTKYYLPYKLKYLLTDTD; encoded by the coding sequence ATGGCTTCTTCTTTTGATCCACGAAGCAAACCAAGCTGGAAAGTACCAGATAGAGAAAATGTCCTCGAATTAATAATCGTACACAGCGCAATTTACACCATGCTGATGGATCAGACCGCCCCAACATCCTCCATTAGACTTGAAGATGCCGATTATCACGAGGTCAAAAACCTCTCTGTCAAGGAAGTAGAGGAGAAACTTGAAGCTCTCAAGAAAAAATTAGATGATGCGGAATTTAGTTTGATTTCACGAGGCAAGTCCAACCAGACCTATCGTGCTTGTAGCGATGGTGTCAAACGTTATGCGCTGAAGGATATAAATAAATGCTTTAAACCAAGAGCTGAAAAAAGAGAAGCCATCCGTTATATGATTGATCTTATTATCCAGTCCTTCAAAGAAGAAAAACGACCTACACTTGCTAAGCTGAACACGTCGAGCTCAGCTCTTGATGACATATGTTGCGCTATAGGTTGCACCAGATCAAGTCTTAATGTAGATCCTAGTGTAAGAGGCGTTGTTGGAGGTCTGCTTTCGATCAAGATTGGAAAGTACAAAACCTTGTGTACACGCAGGGATGATGGGGAACCCATCCCGCCTTTTATGCATTCAGATATTATTTTGAAGAATCGAGGAGCCAAGTTCGTATTGGTGGTGGAAAAGAAATCCGCTTTTAATACTCTCATGCAAGACAAGTTTTACGTTGATTATCCATGTATAATCATCACTGGAATAGGAATGCCGGAGGTGGGGAGCAGAAGTTTTCTAAACGTATTGTCGGAGAAGTTTAAGATTCCAGTGTATGGCCTTTTCGACTGTGATCCAGCTGGCATCGAAATTTTATCGGTTTATGCTGCTGGGTCGTACAATCAATCGTACGATAGTGTGAATTTGAGTTGCCCGTTTATGATGTGGTTGGGTGTTTGGCCGAGTGACCTACATGCGCTTAAAATACCCTGCAAGGATTTAACTTCAGAGGAGATTAGAAAAGTAAACACTCTTTTGGAAAAAGATTTTGTGAAAGAGTATCCGACATTGCTTGAGGAGCTGCAACttatgaagaaaaagaagagaaaggcgAACCTTGAAGCTTTGGAGGAGTTTGGGCGCACTTGTTTGACCAAGTACTATTTGCCATATAAGTTGAAGTATCTCTTGACCGACACCGACTAA
- the LOC112185400 gene encoding uncharacterized protein LOC112185400 isoform X1 — MDSAQENEMVAKRKRPSGPVNDPVGDHVEGVGLDAIEKAVNLYISESKGVASAKMEASRNPGGLLHCLARVTEVPDYARMSEEWLAETKRRDLCMMKAKRSAREKEAERLAREKKAFCLLDGFAVLFGTWKA; from the exons ATGGACTCG GCTCAAGAGAATGAAATGGTGGCGAAGAGGAAGCGGCCTTCAGGTCCTGTGAACGATCCAGTAGGCGATCATGTTGAAGGGGTGGGCCTGGATGCAATTGAGAAAGCCGTCAATCTCTACATTTCGGAATCCAAGGGGGTTGCTTCAGCCAAGATGGAAGCGAGTCGGAACCCCGGAGGGTTACTCCACTGCCTTGCAAGGGTGACGGAGGTCCCCGATTATGCCCGCATG TCTGAGGAATGGCTTGCTGAAACTAAGAGAAGGGACCTTTGTATGATGAAAGCTAAAAGGTCGGCAAGGGAGAAGGAAGCTGAAAGATTGGCAAGGGAGAAGAAAGCATTCTGTTTGCTTGATGGCTTTGCTGTTTTGTTTG GAACTTGGAAGGCTTAG
- the LOC112185400 gene encoding uncharacterized protein LOC112185400 isoform X2, giving the protein MDSAQENEMVAKRKRPSGPVNDPVGDHVEGVGLDAIEKAVNLYISESKGVASAKMEASRNPGGLLHCLARVTEVPDYARMSEEWLAETKRRDLCMMKAKRSAREKEAERLAREKKAFCLLDGFAVLFGW; this is encoded by the exons ATGGACTCG GCTCAAGAGAATGAAATGGTGGCGAAGAGGAAGCGGCCTTCAGGTCCTGTGAACGATCCAGTAGGCGATCATGTTGAAGGGGTGGGCCTGGATGCAATTGAGAAAGCCGTCAATCTCTACATTTCGGAATCCAAGGGGGTTGCTTCAGCCAAGATGGAAGCGAGTCGGAACCCCGGAGGGTTACTCCACTGCCTTGCAAGGGTGACGGAGGTCCCCGATTATGCCCGCATG TCTGAGGAATGGCTTGCTGAAACTAAGAGAAGGGACCTTTGTATGATGAAAGCTAAAAGGTCGGCAAGGGAGAAGGAAGCTGAAAGATTGGCAAGGGAGAAGAAAGCATTCTGTTTGCTTGATGGCTTTGCTGTTTTGTTTGGTTGGTAG